AATATGGCCATGCAAAAAGCAGGGGGTTGCATATCCCACTGGGGTGATGTCTTTCCTGCACCCTTGCTGGGGGAGCAGAACTGTTATGCTTTCATGATTCGTCTTCTGCCGTCTCTAGCCTGTTTAGGGCTCTAAGCCGTGTGCTTGGTGCTGCCCCATCAGTGCTGGAGTGcgccagggctgtgccaggtgtTGCCGTCCCTGGgcgcagggacagggacagggacaggcaggtggCCGGTGAGTTGCTGGTGCCAGTGTAGGCAGTGAGGGCTGCCAGGGACTGCTCGGGGTGCGTGGGCAGGTGCTGGGAGCCTGTTCCTGCTGTGATTCAttgccagcctggccctgctcccagtgcagccccacagtgctgctccctgcctgctgctgcctgcgGGAATGCTGCCGGCGTGGTGAGGGACAAGGTGAGGGGCAGATAGGGCAGCTGTGTGCCACACCCTCAGCCAGCTGTGCAACCCCATCTAGCTGTGGCCCTATCCAGCTCTTCCTCCCACGCAGTTGTGCCCAGCCTGAGTGCTGGGTGGACTGAAGGGCAGCTGATTCCACAGCGCCACCACTTTTGAGGGAAAGACACTCCAAGCTGCAGCAGGACCAGCAGTGTCACCATCAAACCTGGGACCCGGTTGCGCCCCAAAGAGCCCCCTGCCACCGGTGGTACCTGAGTGCTGGCCCCTTGTGTCACAGTTCCTGTCTGTCTCCAGCTCTGCACGTGGTTTGCCACCATCACCTGGCCCAGGACTCAGCTTTGTGTAGGACATGGGGACCTTGTGCCCAGAGAGGTCCACTTCCTGGGATGAAGACCCAGCCACGATGGCACTGCCATGGCACAATGGGTTGGTGAGGCTGGACCTGGGGGACTCATGCCTGTACCCAGGGAGTGGCATGAGATGCCCCATGAAACTGTGAGCGAGGTTTGGGGTGCAGTTCAGTGCCGGGGAGGGCTGGCTCCCACTGCTTCCTGCAGGGAATCCTGAAGGGATGGGAGCCTAAGTCACAGCACTGTCACATCCTGCTGAGGCTTTGGGGGAGTTTGTGACTTTTGATTTAACAGTCACCACACCAGCATCAGTCTGTGCTGGTTGGATTTCATCTCCCcatgcagggcaggcagcagcaggagatcctggtgctgcagcactcCCTCATGTGTCCCACAGGATGGTGgcaccctggggctggggaccctTGGGGGGTATGGGCATTGCATGCTCATCACTGCAACTGCCTTGTGCATGTCATGGAGTCACAGACTGCctcaagttggaagggacccatgaagatcatcgagtccaactcctCGGTAATTAAGCTCGTGGTTAATTCCAGGTGGTAATGGCCTTGTGGAGGCAAACTGGGGTCTTGGGGCAGCTGTGGTGAAGCCCACTGAtagctgggagctgcagcagggcagccatgGGCAGCCCGGGGCAGCTGGGTCCCTCTTCAAAAAGCTGTGAACAGACCTGGGGGGGTGTTTGACCCCTCTCCCCCTCCTGAGCTGTTTtgtcctgtccccacagcagcgTCGTGTCCCCGGAGCCTGGACTGTGCCCTGCAGCGCCGGGAGTTCTGCCCGCCAGGCTCAGGAGCCTGTGggccctgcctgccccccttCCAGGAGGACGACCACGGGCGCTGTGTCCAGAGGCAGCTCTCACCCAGTGGTAGGTGCACCCACCCTCcacccctgtgcctgcacacctaccctgcccctctgcagctctgggaggttCTGTGCCTCAGGAcagccccccagcccagcagcaccccatgctcttccttctttccatgGCAGCTGTATCTGTGTGGAGGCAGCTGCTCTTCTCCCTCTCATCCCACTCACCTCAGCTGGGGGGGTGGTTTTGGGCTGGCAAACCCGTGCTGCTCTACGTGCATCCTGCTCTGGTGATTGGCTCTGTCAGCACTGTGGGGAGCTCCAAGGACAGGAGTAGGACAGGCAGCTTCTGGGGATCTCCAGGATATTCACGGTCTGCCTGGCTCTTCCAGGGTTCAGGCtttgcaggagcaggggagccgtcttcagcacacagagcagtgaCTTGTGCTGCCCATGGCCTCACCCATCCCAGGGTGCCAGTGGGATTTCAGTGCCTGATTCCCTTTGGTTTGAGATATTGGTCGGTGGTTCAGGACTGCTGTTTCCTCCTTGGGTGATGCCCAGCATCCatgctgggagggctggagtCAGCTGTGACTGGGAGCACCAGTCCCTGGCTGCACACCAGGGCACcgaggctgtgctgggtgtcaTTCCTGGCTCCGTCCCCGAGGgatctgtggggctgtggcagcctgggtgCAGCAGCCTGTGGTCAGCCATCCCACTGCTACTGCAGTGCTTGAAGGGTGCTCCCAGTGCGGCTGTGGCACCTGTGCCCCTGCTTCAGCTGCAAAGACAGTGCTGGGGGCCAGGCATAGGCATATTTTAGTGTGACAGTCAACTCTTCATGCAGCTTGGAAAGCTGTGGCAGAGTTATTTCTGTGCCCCCTTATCATGAGCTCACCTCACAGGTAAGTTAAGACCATAATTATGGCTCTACACAATTATTTATTGCTATAAAGTGGAGTGGCCTCTGTGGCTGGGGAAGAGGCCAGGACTGGCCAAACCCTCAGGCTGTTCCTGGCAGGTTCTGCTGGGGACTGCCTGGATTCAAGGTACTCTGGAGCACCTGAGTCACCTCCTGGTGCAGAACCTATTGGTatctcccccagcccacccttcTCCACCTGCTCTTCACTCTCGCTGCCCCCAAAAGTCTCCTGCTAAGGGGTTCCCAACTCCTGGGGAGCTTCTAAAAGCATGCAGGATGGCCAAGCACTGGTCATTGAACCAGGGAAGCAGGTTCCCCTGCATCTGAACTCCATGCAGACATGGAGAGATCCTCTGAGTTTTAGGGGATTGCTTTGTGTTGTTGAGCATGTTCAGGGTCCTGTTGGGGGGCAGTTGGAGATATCCTTCACCTATGGCTCAGCCCAGGTGGGCACACGGATGATGTCAGAACCCAGCATGCCTTCAGTGCCATTTCTCCTAGCAGGAGAATTACCCTGTAAATCAGAGGGGAGACCCCCAAAGCAAGACCCTTTGGCTGAAATGAGAGGGATGGCTGGGGGGATaagaggagctggcacaggaatAGGGTCTAGACTTGGTGTTTAACAGCAGTCAGTGCCCCTGCCACAGGTTCTTCATTCACTGGCACTGAATGGCTTTAGCAGTTGTTTATAGTTCATTTTTTAATGTGGAGTCTTGAGAGCAAATTCCCCTCTCGCAAGGGCTGCACATGTGCTGGCATCTCCATAGCAACCCAGCTCCTTTCTGAAGGATGTGCCCACAGTTGCATCCTTATGCAGAGAGATGCAGGACCATGGTACCATCCTCTAAGGACCCACCATGGCAGGATGGTGACACCAAAGTCTCTCCCAGTCCTATCCTCTTGTCCCAAGCAATGCTGCTAGCTTGTGGCAGCAAAAGTGTGGGAACTgtgttaaataaaaaaaggggATCTCCTCCCAAATCCTTTGTTTTAGCATTCTGAGGATGTCCAGCTCCTCTTGGCAGGGAGGCACCATTTGTTTTGTCATGGGAGCTTTCTTTCTCATCCTGCCTGTACCTTTACCTGGTAGCAGCACTGGAGAGGGCTGTGAGGATGAAGAGGGGCTGTGATagctgcatttagggggagATGCAAGGCAAACAGGGGGCCGCTGTAGCCCAAGGATGCCTAAGCCTTTGAAGGGGATACCCATGCAGCCCTTTTGCTGTGTAGGCAGACCCTTTAAAGGGTTACACATCCTTGAGCCACTTGTGACTGCTGGTGACACCAATCCTGggatcctgctgctgtgccatccCCACTGCTTCTGGCAGGAGCCAGGGATcctctgccaaaagcagcttCTTGAGGTGAAACGCACCATTTGGGGTCTCAGGAGGGCATGTGAGTGTTCCTGCCATTATGTGTAAGGCTCTTGGCATACCTGGCACAGAGATGAGATGGAGATGGAATGGATGGAATCTGGGTACACTGCATCCCACAGCTGGCTGTCTgcacctggctgctgctgtcttgcacagggctctgagctccccaaaatcccatgcGCTCCACGGTGCTGCATGTGTCTGTGCTGTGATGGGTTGGAGCGATGTGCTTTGTGATAGTTGGTCTTATCCTGCTTGTGCTTGACCAGCATGGAGCCCCACTGGGCTGCAGGAAGCACTTTGGGAAAAGGGACCTCAGCTCACAGACATGGATGTTCATCCTTCCCCGCTCGCTGTGCCACCAGCATCAAAGAGGACAGCAGCCATCCTGGGCAGGACTATAGCAGTTAGTGGATGTATAAGAATTTTGTGCCCTCGTGTGGACACTGTCAGTTACAGGTTtcctcagcccagggcagaaGCCTCATGTGTCTCTTCTTGGTCCCTGTTTCCCCAAACTGTCAGGGTAGGTGTGTGTCCCAAGGTTGAGCCCTGAGGAGCgccaggggcagagcagagggactggggggctgtgtgccagcctggccatgacatcctgctgcagcactggtgGCAACTACCATGAGGGGGCACCCAAACCCTGCAcaagccctgcctgctcccctgAGTGCCCCTGAGCATGGCCTGTGTGCCCTGTCCTGTCtatgccctgtgtgccctcccTGGACACTGTTCCTCTCCTgcatctctgctcctgctcctggggcaggagctggggctctcCTCGGccccctgttccctggagcagctcagggcagcatCTCACACACCCACAGTGCCTGGCAGGACCCAGCCCTCAGTGCCCTCAAAGGCCTGGTGGAAATTGTGGCATCACTGGGGGAGGCTTAGCTGCCACACAGAATGGGAGGCAGGCAGCTTTTAGCCACTTGAAGAGAATGTGATGATAAAGCTGGTTAGTGCAGGTAAGGAGCACaacccaggccctgcagcaatgCCAGGACCCCAAACCACTGCCTCAGTTTCCAATGTGCCACTTGACACACCCCCACAGGGTGGGAGACTGAGGAacctggcagctgctctggctgttttttcaactttattttcctttttccagtcaCATCACATCCAACACCAGTGCAGCCTGGTGGTGGCACACATGGGATGGACAGGGTTGTCCCCTATGGAGACAGACTTTTCCCTGAGTACAGAGGTGAGCAGGAGCCAAATGTCCCCATCGCAGGCATTAGGGtgtcccctggcacagggctaTCCCAATCCTGGGCACCAGGATGTCCCCCTAAGGCACAGGGCTGTCACACTGGGTCCCATGCAACTCCCTTGCCCGTTGGGAGACGTTGGCCCTGTGATAGCCCTTTGTCACCATGGCACTCACCTATtgggcacagcactggcacagccccaaCCTGGCACTACTTGACCATGGCactgctctgggatgcaaaGAGCCAGGGAAACCCAGGGCTCTAGCTAAGGGTAGGAggctgggggcagtttggggacagcagggcatGGAGGATGTAGGGACAGTGACTCTTGGTGCTTTTGTTTAAAGCAAGAGTGTCCCccttttaaattgtttttttggCTCATGTGGTTCTGAGTCATGGGGCAGCAAGGTGGCGGTTGTGCACGGCTCCAGAGGGAATCAAGGTTTATTTCCAAACACTGGATATGAGGACAGATTCCAGAGATGTAATTCTTATGAACTTGAATTATGTGCCAGTACCACCTTGCCTTAGTGTGTCTGGATTTAGGCCCCAGGGCTTCTCTAAGGGGACAGTCTGAATATGGGCAAAGAAAGCAGGGGTAGGATGAGGAttgagatggggacagggatgtcTACTGCCTTTGATGTTTCAGTTTAATTCTGTTAAAAGCAGTGGTGAGTGTCAGAGCTGGACTCTGCTTGATGAGCCTGAGAAGAGCGACTCCACTCTTGCTGCAATGCTGTCACCTCAGGCCAGAGTGGGATCCTGCCTGTTCCTAATGCTGCAAGAGACCCCTGAAGAGCAGATGTCCCTGGTGGGCACTGTGCTGGAACGTGGGCTTGGACAGCCACCTGTGAGATGCTGCTGGGGCCAGCCCCTGGGGGTACATCCCTTGCTGCATGGggctcccagaggagctgcatcCCACCAGGCGCTGGGCAAGAGCCAACCTCTCTACTGGAGCAAGGGCTCCCATGCTCTGCTGAACAACcaagctgagctctgctctggagtgGCTCCAGCCACTCTGCTCTATAAAGGACCCTGGTCTATTTTTGAGGTGAAAACCAGTGTTTGGGGTGTCCCTTGACTGTAACTGTGCTGAAGCTGCCCCTCacccctgaggcagcagggcagaTGGGGAGTATCTGTCCTGGTCCAGCTCCCATCCTTCCTTCCTCGGAGCTGCTATGTAACCCCAGGGGCAGGTCCTGCACATTAGGTGCTGGCACCCTGCCCTCTCTCACAGAGTCTGCAGGACCTGCTGCCTCTGGCATGAAGGCAGATGCTGTTGCTCCTGATCCTCCAGCATTTGTGGGGTGAAAATCCCAGTGAACGCAGCAAGGACACGTGTGGGTCCTGGGGCCCAGCTTTCAGAGAGCTGCATCTGAGGGGCCTCAGACTGAACTCCTGTGtttgctggagctgggacaggagcccctTCTTGGGGGTACTGGTCTCGCCCTGGCGGTGGGCACACACCTGCACCCCACAGTGCCCATCTCACACCTGTTCTCCCATAGGACGGACCTCTGTTCCCAGCTTGGAGGCAGAAATTGATTTTCTTGCGGATGTGCTGGCCAGGCAGGAGGCTCCTCGCCACCACCCACTACAGGATGGCAGACCCAGGAGTAAGTGCTCATCTCTGTTCCTGGCGGTGCCAGGGACCCCCTGGCAGCCAGaccctgcacccctggcaggTTTGCCTTCTGGTGCTGCCTGGGCACCACTCACCACTGCTCTGTCTtctcctgcagccaccctggtGCCCAACAGTGGCAGACAGCGTGTGGCCAGTGGGCTGAGAGAGGGGCGTCTGCAGCAGGATCCCACCGGCACCATGGCAGCCACCACCTTCCCCACCACTGCCACCATCCAGAAGTACCCGGTGGAGGCGTCCCCCATCCCTGAAAATGACAACATGGTGCTCGGTGAgaccctggcactcagaggaaGAGGTTTCACATCCTCACCAGGGAAGCATGGGCTGGTGTCACCATGCTGCCAGCTCACCTGCTGTCCCTTGCTGTCCTCTCCACCTGACAGGGCTGATCGTGGTGTGCACGGTGGCCGGGATCTCAGCGCTGATCGTGGCAGCCATCTGCTGGTACAGGTGAGCTGGGGCTCTGGCCAGTCCCTCAGTGactctgtgcccagggcagtgtaTTCCCACGCTGCCCAGGCTTGGAAGAGGGGCAGTAGTCCTGCCAAGGCACGGCATCagctggctggggcaggaggacaGTAGGGAGACACCTCCGTGCCAGATTCAGGCTCCTGGGAGCAGATGGCACCTGGTGTGGGCATcgctgtggcactgggtgctgaCACTGCCAGCACGTTGGTGCCTTGTGCCCAGGCCCCGTGGGATGGAGGTGGttctgcctgtcacagctgccatCACAGGGAACAGGGCTGACCCTCCAAGGGTCACTGGCTCCTCAATGGAGTCGTCTGCTCCTATGGCTCCCCACATCCTCTAGGATGAACTAGAGAAGTCATTGTGCCTACagtgggcactggtgaggcacTTCAAATTCTGggttcagttttgggcccctcatgGCAGGAAAGACAttgcagggcaggagcatgtccagagaagggaatggagctggcaaagggtctggagcacaagtcttatgaggagcagctgagtgaGCTggaagggctcagcctggagaaaggcaggctcagggggacaATCATGCTCTGaacaactccctgacaggagggggcAGCCAAGGGAGGGTCAGCTCcgctcccagggaacaagggacaggatgagaggaaatggcctcatgCTGTCTCAGGGGAgatataggttggatattagggaagATTCATGTAAAGGGTGGTCGGGCATTAGGCTTTAggaagggctgcccagggaggtggcggagtcaccatccctgaaagtgttcaaaaaacATGTGGGTGTGGCACCTGGGGATGTGGTTTAGTTGTGGGCTTCGGCAGCACTGGGTTAAGGGTTGGGCTTGATCTTAGAAAACTTTTCCAAGCTTTGTGATTCCAATGCCCCTTCCTGGCAGGCTGCAGAAGGAGGTCAggctggcacagaaagcagaCTACTCAGCCCAGCGAGTAGCCAGCCCCCTGCCCTATGACAAGATCTCGGTAAGGTGCCCATGTCCCGCACTGTGAGGTGTTTGGCACACGGGactcagtgctctgctggagGGATTCCCACACGGTGGAGGCCCtccagcagccagcctggggccCTCCACAGCCCAGTCTCcacagctgttcctgctctctcCACAGCCTGGGGACAAGACGCTGGCTCAGAGTGCCCAAATGTACCACTACCAGCACCAAAAGCAGCAGATGCTCTCCCTGGAGAAGTAAGCAGCCTGGTAGCAGACAACGTGTCCTGCCATTAACTGGGATGGTCCTCATCGTCCCACTGGGTTTCACCTCCTCTCTACATCTTCTTCTCCCCAGGCATAAAGAGGAGCCCAAGCTGCCGGACTCAGCATCATCTGATGAGGAGAATGAGGATGGAGACTTCACCGTGTATGAATGCCCGGGGCTGGCTCCGGTATGTGGGTGCAGGAGAGCCAggggtccctgtgcctgtggggGTGTCCAGTAAGTGCCTGGGACGTGCACTTCAGTGTGAGGAGCCTTTTCCACGTGTTCTTCATCAAACTTATAAGTGGTCCAACCTCTGCCCCTCTGTTGCCCCCATGTCCCTGGCCAGCTCCCACTGAAGCTCTCCAGTGGGCAGGAATGCATGTCCTGGCACAAGGATTTCCTTGGGAGCAGATGACTGGAGCAGCCCTTGGCCCACCTGACCCACGGTCCCGCTGGCGACAGGGGCATGGTCACCCTAGGCACGGGGCTGGGGGACTCGTCCTCGTGCCCTCCCAAGGCCTGGAGCAGACATGAGACCCCTCACAGCCAGAGGGTGTTCTTGGCGAGCAGGGGACTCTGGGGACGGGCATAACAGCCCTGGCTACAAAGAGCACAAAGGGACGAAGAGGAGCCTTTTACATGGTAATAGCTGCGGAGCGCGGCCATCAGGGCCCAGATCCAGGGTCATCAGTGGGTCTTTACAGGCCCATTAAAGGGCACTTGATCGCAGGCAGGCAGTCTGGACAGGGCATCCAATTCCTGCCAGCCGTGCTGTGGAGCCCATCCCGGGGTCCCCAGTCGGATCAAGAAATGTTCCTGCCAGCAGGGCTAGGACTGCTGTCCTGGGGTCCCCAGCCTAACTGTGGGGTCCCATCCCACCCAAAACCTTGGGTTTCACACATAACCCCACCTCATTCCCTCCTGCCAGGAAGGCAGCACCTTTCCAGGGTGACGGAAGTCCTGGTGTTTGTCATCCATTGCAGCCCACTTGGTagcccccttcccctcctccctcctccctgccggTCTGGGGATCAGACCCAAACCCcttgggctggggcagctgaatCCCAACCTGCTTTCTGACCTCCCACCTTTTCTTTCCGCCATCCCTCTCCCGCCACCGCGGCAGACCGGAGAAATGGAAGTGAGAAACCCGCTGTTTGACGACTCGTCCCtgcacccctgcagccccaagCCGCAGCAGTAACGCCCCGTGTCCTGCGCCCAGCGGGGCGGCCGAGCCGGGGAGCGCCCGCAGCTGGGCCGAGGGACGCTGCCAGACTGTTCGACGCCTGCCCAATAAACACCCACTAACAGCTATGGGGGGGGGATCGCCCCCGTTTCCAGCGTCCTTGTCCTCTTTGCTGCTGTGATCGCGTCCCTGCATTGCCGTTTGCTCACAGCTCTCGCGGGCGCAGGGGGGCGGCTGCTTTGGCACAGAAACTGGTGGGGGAAGGGGGGGCTGCGGCGCTGTCCCTTTGTAGTTGGCTCTGAGGAGGGGGCTGCTGCCCTAGCTGAAGCTAGACTGATGCAtagcagctgggaaggagccagagagaaggtCAGAAAGCAGAAGAGGGCCAGGAGGGCTGGGCACGCTCATGCCTGGCAtcacagctgccagcctgcccagagcacCTCTGCCACAGATGGAGCCTTTTCCTGGAGCAGGTGGCATCACTGAGGGCTTCAGTGCCCAttctcctccagccctgcctgggcagctcctggcagcaggatAGAGCTCCAGGAGCCAACGGCAGGAGCAGCTCAAGCAGGCACTGGCATcagtccccaggctgctccttcagatgctgccctgtgctctgacCCCAGTAAGAGTGCTGGGCTTCAGGACAGTCCCAGTGCCACTGTGGCCTGGGAGCCATCAGTCTGTGCGGGCAGAGGATGGGCTGTCTCTTACCCTAGGCCTCAGCGGGGTAAAAGCTCAGAAAAAGTGTTcaaggttttgtttttaagcttATGTGGCTGTGGAGGAGGAAGGAATAGGattggagggagctggggtggctTGAGGGGACTAGCCAAGGCGTgggggctttgctgtgctgcgTCAAACCCCACAGAGCCCATGCCCGGGCAGCATACCTGTGG
This genomic stretch from Ammospiza caudacuta isolate bAmmCau1 chromosome 21, bAmmCau1.pri, whole genome shotgun sequence harbors:
- the NPDC1 gene encoding neural proliferation differentiation and control protein 1: MVAARGAAARRGALLLLLTALGSFRLRLARAAASCPRSLDCALQRREFCPPGSGACGPCLPPFQEDDHGRCVQRQLSPSGRTSVPSLEAEIDFLADVLARQEAPRHHPLQDGRPRTTLVPNSGRQRVASGLREGRLQQDPTGTMAATTFPTTATIQKYPVEASPIPENDNMVLGLIVVCTVAGISALIVAAICWYRLQKEVRLAQKADYSAQRVASPLPYDKISPGDKTLAQSAQMYHYQHQKQQMLSLEKHKEEPKLPDSASSDEENEDGDFTVYECPGLAPTGEMEVRNPLFDDSSLHPCSPKPQQ